The Bacillus sp. NEB1478 genome contains the following window.
ATTTTTTATTATATTCACGTTATTGTCCAATATATCGACGTTAACGAGCCAAATATCGACGAAAATCGAAATATTTCCACCTTAATTTCATTAAATCCACGTTACGGATGAAATATCGAATTTTCGACAAAAAAAGGCATGGGGACAGACCCGGGTCAGACCCCACCGATGGATTTTAAAGAAATCACAAGAAATAATACACAACTATTGCTAAAATTCAGAATATATTTTATATTAATTACAGGCAATTTTTTTATAGTCGAAAAATGAATGAGTATTCATTCAATAAAAGGGGGAAGTCTATTTTGTCTCGTGAAATCCGAAAAGCTGCCGTACTAGGTTCTGGTGTAATGGGCTCTGGTATCGCAGCACACCTTGCAAATGTCGGAATTCCAACATTGTTATTGGATATCGTACCACCTACTCTAAATGAAGAAGAAAAAGCGAAAGGAATCACGGAAGATCATCCCGAATTTCGTAACAAATTCACGATTGCAGCAGCGAAGAAACTTTTAAAACAAAAACCTGCTCCTTTAGCGGTGAAAGAAAATTTAGACCTAATAACAATTGGTAACTTATCTGACGATTTAGAAAAACTAAAAGAGGTTGACTGGATTATAGAAGTGGTTGTAGAGAGGCTAGACGTTAAGAAAAATCTTTTTGAAACAGTTGATCAATATAGGAAGCCGGGCAGCATCGTCACTTCAAATACTTCGGGAATTTCCATCAATGCGATGGCTGAAGGCCGTTCAGAAGATTTCAAAGCAAATTTCTTAGGTACGCACTTTTTTAATCCGCCAAGGTATTTAAAGCTTCTTGAAATCATCCCAACAAAAGATACAAATCCTGAGGTGGTTCAGTATATCCGTACATTCGCGGAAAACGTTCTAGGTAAAGGTGTTGTTGAAGCAAAAGATACGCCTAACTTTATCGCGAACCGTATCGGCACATACGGACTAATGGTAACGATGCAAGAAATGTTGAAACACGGTGTTTCAGTCGGTGAAGTCGATTCCGTAACAGGTCCTCTTATCGGAAGACCAAAATCTGCAACATTCCGTACACTCGATGTGGTTGGTTTAGATACGTTCCTGCATGTAGCGCGCAACGTATATGACCAAGTAGATGGAAAAGAAAAAGAAGTTTTCGAGATTCCGGATTTCCTGAACGAAATGGTTGAAAAAGGCTGGACGGGAAGTAAAGCTGGTCAAGGCTTCTATTTAAAACAAAGAAGTAAAGCGGGAAGCGAGATCCTCGAGCTGGATCCATCAACGCTTGAATACAAACCACGCTCAAAAATGAAAACGGCAACTATGGAAGCTGCCAAGCAAATGAAAACAACTGGGCAAAAAGTGAAAGCGCTTTTATACAGTGAAGACCGTGCTGGCAAACTATTATGGGACATTATTAAACCCGTACTTTTGTATTCTGCTGAAAAATGCTACGAGATTGCGGATGACTTATTATCTGTCGATCAGGCGATGAAATGGGGATTCGGCTGGGAGCATGGACCTTTCGAGATTTGGGATGCAATCGGTCTAAAAGAGTCTGTTGAACGAATGAGGTCAGAAGACGAGACGATTCCAAGCTGGATTGAAGAAATGCTGCAATCGGAAAAAACATCCTTCTATACAAAAACAGAAGGCGACCGTTCATATTACCATAACGGAACTTACCTGCCGATCGAAGAGAACAAAAAAGTGATTCACTTGAGCCGCTTAAAAGAAAAAGGCAATGTGATAGCAAAAAACGGCGGAGCAACATTACTAGATTTAGGTGATGATGTAGCAGGGTTTGAATTTACATCACCAAACAATGCGATCGGTCCCGAAATCATCATGATGCTTCACCAAGCGATTGATGAAGTAGAAAAGAACTATAAAGGACTTGTAATCGGCAACCAAGGAAAGAACTTCTGTGTTGGTGCGAACTTAATGCTCATCTTAATGGAAGCACAGGATGATAACTTTTTCGAACTGGACATGATGGTTCGTCAATTCCAGCAAGCGATGGCAAGAGTTCGTTACAGCACAAAGCCAGTTGTAGCTGCAAACTTCGGCATGACATTAGGTGGAGGAGTGGAGATTTCTTTACCAGCGGCAAAGCTGCAAATGGCATCTGAAACCTATATGGGGCTCGTTGAAACGGGAGTAGGGCTCATTCCAGGGGGCGGAGGAAACAAAGAGCTATACATTAGACTACTTGAACAGCTGCCGGAAGGGGCTAAAGGGAATCTGCAAGACGTTGCAAATCAAGCTTTTGAAACAATCGCTATGGCTAAAGTTTCAACTTCTGCACAAGAAGCAGCGAAATTAGGATTTTTACGAAATGAAGATAACATATCTGCTAATTTGGATCACTTAATACATGATGCGAAGAGTCAAGTACTGTCTCTTTCAAACTTAGGCTATAAGCCGCCGGCAAGAAAGAAAATACCTGTAGTCGGTGAAGCGGGTTATGCAACATTGGCACTTGGCGCACAGTCGATGCATTTTAGCCATTACATTTCAGAACATGATTTAAAAATTGCTAAAAAACTAGCGTTCGTTCTCGCAGGAGGAAGAGTGCCAGAAGGAACATTTGTCGATGAACAATACTTATTAGACCTGGAAAGAGAAGCATTCTTAAGTCTTGCCGGAGAACCAAAGAGTCAGGCTAGAATGCAGCATATGCTTGTAAAAGGCAAGCCGCTAAGAAACTAAAGGGGGGAAGAAAAGAATGATAAAAGATGCAGTCATAGTAGCAGGTGCCAGAACACCTGTTGGAAAAGCCAAAAAAGGATCTTTTGCACATATGAGACCGGATGAATTAGCGGCGTTGACCATACAAGAAACGTTAAAACGCGCAGGCGGATATGACGGTGAGATCGATGACTTGATAATCGGATGTGCGGTGCCGGAAGCGGAACAAGGAATGAACATGGCCCGTTTAATAGGTGCTCGTGCAGGTTTGCCTGAAACGGTACCGGCTATTACGATCAACAGGTTTTGTTCCTCAGGCCTGCAAAGTATCGCATATGGTGCGGAAAAAATCATGCTCGGTCAGGCGGATGCGATTATTGCCGGCGGTGCAGAATCCATGAGTCTTGTTCCGGTTGTGGGGCATGTCGTAAAACCAAACCCATATCTCGTTGAAACGGTTCCTCAATATTATATGGGAATGGGTCATACCGCTGAAGAAGTGGCGAGACGTTTCGGGATTTCCAGACAAGATCAAGACGAGTTCGCAGTAAGAAGCCATCAAAAAGCAGCGAATGCCATTAAAGACGGAAAGTTTAATGATGAAATTGTTCCAGTCCATGTTATGAAGCGCTGGCTTGATGAGCAATCCAAATTAGTTGAAAAAGAAATAGCCGTTTCCGTTGATGAAGGAGTTCGCCCTGGTACGACGGTAGATGTGCTCGGAAAATTGCGTCCGGCATTTACACCAACTGGATCTGTTACTGCAGGAAACTCCTCTCAAACAAGTGACGGAGCAGCATCTGTTCTTCTCATGAGCCGAGATAAAGCGGAAGCAGAAGGTTTGAAGCCTTTATTGAAATTCCGTTCGTTTGCCGTTGCTGGTGTGGCACCTGACATTAT
Protein-coding sequences here:
- a CDS encoding 3-hydroxyacyl-CoA dehydrogenase/enoyl-CoA hydratase family protein, translated to MSREIRKAAVLGSGVMGSGIAAHLANVGIPTLLLDIVPPTLNEEEKAKGITEDHPEFRNKFTIAAAKKLLKQKPAPLAVKENLDLITIGNLSDDLEKLKEVDWIIEVVVERLDVKKNLFETVDQYRKPGSIVTSNTSGISINAMAEGRSEDFKANFLGTHFFNPPRYLKLLEIIPTKDTNPEVVQYIRTFAENVLGKGVVEAKDTPNFIANRIGTYGLMVTMQEMLKHGVSVGEVDSVTGPLIGRPKSATFRTLDVVGLDTFLHVARNVYDQVDGKEKEVFEIPDFLNEMVEKGWTGSKAGQGFYLKQRSKAGSEILELDPSTLEYKPRSKMKTATMEAAKQMKTTGQKVKALLYSEDRAGKLLWDIIKPVLLYSAEKCYEIADDLLSVDQAMKWGFGWEHGPFEIWDAIGLKESVERMRSEDETIPSWIEEMLQSEKTSFYTKTEGDRSYYHNGTYLPIEENKKVIHLSRLKEKGNVIAKNGGATLLDLGDDVAGFEFTSPNNAIGPEIIMMLHQAIDEVEKNYKGLVIGNQGKNFCVGANLMLILMEAQDDNFFELDMMVRQFQQAMARVRYSTKPVVAANFGMTLGGGVEISLPAAKLQMASETYMGLVETGVGLIPGGGGNKELYIRLLEQLPEGAKGNLQDVANQAFETIAMAKVSTSAQEAAKLGFLRNEDNISANLDHLIHDAKSQVLSLSNLGYKPPARKKIPVVGEAGYATLALGAQSMHFSHYISEHDLKIAKKLAFVLAGGRVPEGTFVDEQYLLDLEREAFLSLAGEPKSQARMQHMLVKGKPLRN
- a CDS encoding acetyl-CoA C-acetyltransferase: MKDAVIVAGARTPVGKAKKGSFAHMRPDELAALTIQETLKRAGGYDGEIDDLIIGCAVPEAEQGMNMARLIGARAGLPETVPAITINRFCSSGLQSIAYGAEKIMLGQADAIIAGGAESMSLVPVVGHVVKPNPYLVETVPQYYMGMGHTAEEVARRFGISRQDQDEFAVRSHQKAANAIKDGKFNDEIVPVHVMKRWLDEQSKLVEKEIAVSVDEGVRPGTTVDVLGKLRPAFTPTGSVTAGNSSQTSDGAASVLLMSRDKAEAEGLKPLLKFRSFAVAGVAPDIMGIGPVAAIPKALKMAGLELSDIGLFELNEAFASQSVQVIRELNLPEDKVNVNGGAIALGHPLGCSGTKLTLTLLHEMKRRNEQFGIVTMCIGGGMGAAGVFELVG